aaatattttctttcttaagaTACTTATATTGTTAAATCGTGATTATGAACTATTAATTAGGATAATTCTTGCATGAAACATCACCGCTCCGCTCGGTTGTCATCATGAACACTATAGCAAGTGAGGACACTCCTAACGCACAACCGGTCCATAGTAGTAAGTGAGGATACCCTGGAAGGGACAGCCCAAAATGAGCACTTACTAGCTAGGAAAAGAGTACATGAAATTCATCATCAGGAAATTTTTATACGAGCAGTCGGTGGATCGGCAGAAAAACAGAGGGAGGACAGATGGTATTTGTATGTGCCCTTTCACATTTTTCTGAGTGGCTGGCCTATCTCAAGTTGCAAGCTGTGTACAGGGATTTTGCTTAGCTTTTTTTGTTACCAATTTACAAGTTAGACTGTATAAAGAGTTCTTTTTACATCTGCATAAGTTATTCACAATTTACCAATATTGTTAAGAAGCATAAATGTTTAAGAGAATCAATCGATATGCATCCTTAAAGATTAAAAGTAACCGCTCTTATCAGCCAATTAATCaccaaattaacaaaaatataaattaaaaaaccacCAAGACTAATCAATCACAATCATTCAGATAAAGTACTATGACAGCAAATAGTCATAAGCAAAGATGATTGTATCAAATACAACAATTTTCATGGAGGCCTTATGGCCACTGGTTTCTTTTACTCAGAGAGAGAAGAGCGAGAGAGGGTAGTagagaaagtaaaagaaagaagacagTGGCCAATATAATGCTAATCTTGCAGCCTCTGCGACGGCTGTTATTGCTTGCTCTCTCTGCTTCTACTCATCTTTCTGCTGCTGCTACTGCAAGTGCAAGCGGCTCATCACCCTGTagcttcctttcttctttcttcataCCTGTTTCTTCATTAGTCTCCAAAGATGCCTTTAAACCAATCTTCTTTTGTCCAGCTAAAAACATAATCTCTACCATCTCCATTTACGGGTCCAGGTCCGCTCCACATCAAGTATGTTCCTGGAATAAATTCTGGCAAGCTCCCACCAATGTCAAATGGATAACAAGGATCTGCAGAGTTGTGCTGAGCACCCACCTTGTCTTCCTGCTCGTGCACAAGCTGGACACCGCATTCTGTGACCTGCAACGCATGTTCCGTAAATACTGAAACAGTCACCTCATCCCCACCTTCCAATTGATGATCACCTCATCGTCACCCTGTGGCTTCGTTTCTTCTTTGtctacaaaacacacaaatacCAGAAAGTCAACATAAAATATCAGAAGGAAATAAATTCTTTGAAATGAATGTGGATGGCTTGGCATGTGTTTCAACATCAAAATAACGATAAAAGCAGCAGCTATTTGTTAGCGTGACTtatggatattgacttactttccttacacattaagaattcctattataattgtaattgatttactttaattcctgatttcctactgcaaatagatttaagaatttattatttacttgcccattcaggtttcgttgtattataaatatgacctcctataaggagaagaatacatagaaaattcccacaaacaatattctctcataggttttcatattttagcactaTTCCCATTCTGTATTTTAAAACACTAGCTGGAAAAGTGCAGTACGACAAACCGAGAGTACGAATAGCATTGCCACCACAATTAACTTGTGGAGCTAATTTATCAGTGATATCTAAACAACATACCGGTTTCTTCATTAGAATCTCCAAAGATGTCCTTGAACCAGTCTTCCCTTTTCCAGCTAAAATCATAAACTCTACCATCATCTCTATTTAGGGGTCCACCCCACAAGAAGTATGTTCCTGGAATAAACTCTGGCAAATTCCCACCAATGTCAAATCGATAACAAGGATCTGCGTCGTCGTTTTGGGCACTACTTATCTCATAGTCTTGCTCGTGCACAAGTTGGATGCCGCACTCTTTCACTTGGAGCCAAGGTTGTGTAAATACTGAAATTGTCACTTCTTCCCCGCTTTCCAGTCGGTTCTCTAACTTCTAGTGACTTAACCATATCACGTCGTTTTCGTTATCTGGAATGCCATAGCATGCTGGGGCATAGATCCATTTCAGACCCTTGCTTTTGTTACTGACATTGGTAATTATTGGATTAGGTATActagaaaaataataagtgTTGGAATTTGCATAAATAGAGAAGACGTTCAAGCCTCGGATCTTGAGATTTGGAAGTGAAGGCACAGTAAAAGATACTGAGGACCCTTTACTTCTATAGCTGAACTGGCCTGGAACCTCGATTCCAGGAAGAAATGTGCTGAATATACCAACTTCATACAGTCCCTATACCAAATAGCAAGAGCAATTAGTCACCCTCTTGCATAGGACGTAGTAAAATGCTGTGTAacaaaactcttttttttttttttcccaacttttctttctcaacTTTTATAGTTTAAATTCCAAAGTATTGAGCATGCCATATAATTTtcggaaaataataaaacgtTGGGTTGCATTGCATTGTCcaataaaagagagagagagagagagagagagagagagagagagagagagagagagagagagagaagaattaCCTCGATGGGATGCATTGTGCCATCCGAATTAAGCATATCTGGGGTGCACATCCTAATGGCCTTCATGGATTCCAAGTTACACAAGCCCAAAAGTTTGATCATTTCTGCATCCACTGTTTCTATTGGCTCTAACTTGTACCAGTAGTCAATCTCAGCAAGTTTGGAGTTGTAACCATACATGATACTCTTTGGTAGGCACGAACATGATTGAAATGTTATTTTCTCCAATGACTCAGAATGGAGTATAACCAATTCTTTTACTCTTGGTAACCCCTCAAGCAATTTGAGCTTTGTACATTGGGAAAATGCAAGGTGATCGAGCCCCGTAAGCCCTCTGATGCAATCTGGTAGGCTACAAATCGGATTGCTACTTAGATCCAATCTCTGCAATGAGGGCAAGTTGCCAAATTCTCTTGGAAAGGCATCATCCGAAAGATTGCAGCTTGTAAGACTTAAAACAACTAAACTGCAGGGTAAAGTGGTAGCTTGTAATCGACTTATTGGAACTTCATCTGCTTGAAACACTTTCAGAGATTCCATCTTCCCCATCTCCACAGGAAACTCATTAAGGCTTGAGCAACCAGATATAATAAGTGTTTCAAGTGATTTTAGCATAGAACTGCTATTTGGAAGCTTCCTAATATTTTTGCAATCTTTCATATTCAAGTAAACAAGTTTCTCTAGGTTTCCAATGGATTCATGGACGTCAACCAAGCTTGCACAATCTTCAAGAATCAATCTATCCAGATTGGGGACCAATGAGAAGTCGCCGGTTTCAGTGAGCTCATGGGAATTGCTGAGATCAAGGATCTTTAATGATGGAAGATgctgtgaaaagaaaaatgtaagaAGGCAGGAGTTTATTCTTGTAGATTTGTCTACCAGTTAATCCCtaagaaaaactaaaatgaaaaGTGTGGAGTAGCATGCATACCTTTGTTCCCTTCCAGATTTGCCTTAAGCTACTATAGGGCATTTCAAGAACaaccaagctctccaaaagAAAGTCACTGGGTATAGAGTCTAAAGGGAATTTAAGCCAATACAACCATCTCAGTCCTTTAGGAAATTCTTCATAACATCCCTTGAGCTGTACAAAACTAAGCTGGAGTAGTTTTAGTTTAACCATCCTTCTAAATGCATTAGTTTCGAAGACTACCATATTTGATTTTCTCAAAGGAGTCTCTACAGGGTGCAGATTAAGGGCAAGACCTTCAACTTTCTTTGAACCCTAgtacaaagaaaatagaaaacaaagcaTTTGGATTAGTAACCAACATGAATgcacaaaaacagaaaaaatattaTGCTTGCGGCATACATAATGAGCATGTTTCTTACATTCTTTTCTCTCAATACATTGAGAGAATCCTTATGATGCCATAATCTACTACGTTTCTCCAGCTCTTTTGATTCTTGGCGAACAATTTCTCTTCCCATGTCACGAATCATTTGATGCATCTTCACCTTATTATATTCATCAATTGTTAACAAACACCTATCGAGGAGATTTTGAATGCCAACAATTGTAAAGAAATCACATCCATCTAGTATATTCACTGTGACATCTTTCTCATTTCCAATGAAGAAACATGCAATATGGAGGAATAATTGTTGGTCATGGTCGTCTTGTAAAGAGTCGTAGCTTATTCTGAGCTTATTCACAATGTCACCGTTTGGAATAACTTCCAATTTCTTTAATGCACTTTCCCATACATCTGTACTCTGCCCTGATAGTGAAGAACCCAAAATTTTAAGAGCTAATGGAAGTCCTCCGCTGTGGTTTACTACCTTTTCTGAAAGTTTCACATAACCTTCAACTGGATAGTTCTGTCCGAAAGCGTGGCAACTAAAGAGCTCCAATGATTCAACATGATTTAAGGTTTCAACATTATGCACCTTAACATCTTGATGAGCCTTCAACAACCCCACACACCTAgttgttataataattttacTTCCTGGATAAAACCATTTTCGCATTCGAAGTACAACATCTAATTGGTTCGtatgatccacatcatcaAGGACAAGAAGAACTTTTTTACAGCTTATAACATCCTTAATCTTAATTATTCCCTCACTAACACTATGTATCTTCACTGTTCTTCCACCCAAAATATCAGAGAGAAGTTGTACTTGCATTTGAACCAGACCATCGGGACCTTCTGAAATCTCCCTGATATTTTCAAGGAAACTTCTTCCTTCAaatcttgaaaattttgaattataaaCAACTTGTGCAATGGTTGTCTTCCCTATTCCACCAATCCCATAAATCAAAAATATCCCAACATCAGATGATCCATCTTGTAACCATAAATTAATCTCTTTGACTCGAGAATCCATTCCAATTAGGTAAGGGGCAACACTCAATGGTGTGCGACTTAGCTTGCCTTCAATCACTTTAACAATTTTCTTGATAAACTTTGCCTCGTGCCTAGAAAATTGCAatccaaatgaaaataaatggggaaatcaaaatataaagtcTGATAtgttaatattatatatatcatgaaaGAAAGCTTTAAAAGGACCAGTtacaaataatgaaatttacCCATCACATTCATTTTGTAAGACCATGCCTGCAAGATCTGCAACTTCTGCAAGTGCTGCCCTCCATCCTTTCACCTTGTCCTTGTTCAGAGATCGATTTTTTTGGTGTCCAGCAAATGCTTTTGCAAAGCTTCCAGTCTGCTTCCTCACCTCTGATGGATCGATGTCGTAGAAGACTGGTAAAACTACATGATCAGAGGTCCTCTTGCGTTGCAGGATCATCACAAGCTCGTCAAGGCACCATTTGGAAGACGCATAGTCTTTCGAAAACACAATGACAGAACTTCGAGAGTGTTGGATTGCTTTCTCCAGCTCTGGCTTGATATCTTCCCCTCTCTCAAGTTCATCGTCGTCTCGGAAAGTTTGAAGCCCTGCGTTGACAAAGGCTGTATAGATGTGGTCAGTAAAAGTTTTGCGAGTGTCTTCACCTCTGAAACTCAAGAACACATGATAACTGCAACCACAAGTATCTGAAGAGGAGGCTTCTTGAGCTCTAACAAGTGCCATTGATGAACAAGCAGCTCAGTAAATCTAGCTGGTATTTTTTCCTTGCAGGTTTCTTAGCTGATTATATCATGATCAGGTGATATTAAAGCGCGTTTCAAA
Above is a window of Prunus persica cultivar Lovell chromosome G2, Prunus_persica_NCBIv2, whole genome shotgun sequence DNA encoding:
- the LOC18785781 gene encoding TMV resistance protein N, giving the protein MALVRAQEASSSDTCGCSYHVFLSFRGEDTRKTFTDHIYTAFVNAGLQTFRDDDELERGEDIKPELEKAIQHSRSSVIVFSKDYASSKWCLDELVMILQRKRTSDHVVLPVFYDIDPSEVRKQTGSFAKAFAGHQKNRSLNKDKVKGWRAALAEVADLAGMVLQNECDGHEAKFIKKIVKVIEGKLSRTPLSVAPYLIGMDSRVKEINLWLQDGSSDVGIFLIYGIGGIGKTTIAQVVYNSKFSRFEGRSFLENIREISEGPDGLVQMQVQLLSDILGGRTVKIHSVSEGIIKIKDVISCKKVLLVLDDVDHTNQLDVVLRMRKWFYPGSKIIITTRCVGLLKAHQDVKVHNVETLNHVESLELFSCHAFGQNYPVEGYVKLSEKVVNHSGGLPLALKILGSSLSGQSTDVWESALKKLEVIPNGDIVNKLRISYDSLQDDHDQQLFLHIACFFIGNEKDVTVNILDGCDFFTIVGIQNLLDRCLLTIDEYNKVKMHQMIRDMGREIVRQESKELEKRSRLWHHKDSLNVLREKNGSKKVEGLALNLHPVETPLRKSNMVVFETNAFRRMVKLKLLQLSFVQLKGCYEEFPKGLRWLYWLKFPLDSIPSDFLLESLVVLEMPYSSLRQIWKGTKHLPSLKILDLSNSHELTETGDFSLVPNLDRLILEDCASLVDVHESIGNLEKLVYLNMKDCKNIRKLPNSSSMLKSLETLIISGCSSLNEFPVEMGKMESLKVFQADEVPISRLQATTLPCSLVVLSLTSCNLSDDAFPREFGNLPSLQRLDLSSNPICSLPDCIRGLTGLDHLAFSQCTKLKLLEGLPRVKELVILHSESLEKITFQSCSCLPKSIMYGYNSKLAEIDYWYKLEPIETVDAEMIKLLGLCNLESMKAIRMCTPDMLNSDGTMHPIEGLYEVGIFSTFLPGIEVPGQFSYRSKGSSVSFTVPSLPNLKIRGLNVFSIYANSNTYYFSSIPNPIITNVSNKSKGLKWIYAPACYGIPDNENDVIWLSH